GGGAAGGGACCGGGGCATCCGAGGCGGGCTGGCTAGCCTGACATTGAGGAATGTAGCGATGAAGGCCATGCGAAACTACGTCACGGGAGCCCACTATTGTAGCGACTTTGACGACAACTGGATTAAGTAGGGTGGGGTTTCATCCCATCCTAGGTCGGCGGGGAAACCCTAGGACCGAAGGAAGAGGTAACGAACATGCCAGCACGTGTGATGAAGGAGTTCCAGGCGCCCCGAGGTCTGCCCCGGAAGACCGCGTCGGTCTGCCCGGAATGTATCAAGGTTATTCCGGCGGTCGTCCGTGAGAAGGATGGCCGCGTGATCATGGAGAAGACGTGCCGCTCGCACGGGTACTTCTGGGACATCATCTCCAACGACGTCGACTTCTACCTGCGCATGGAAGTCTATGCGCACGACGGGGTCGGCTACGAGAACCCCTACTACGACAAGTTCCGGGGCTGCCCCACCACCTGCGGTATGTGCAGCCACCACAAGTCCCACACCGGTCTCGCCCTGATGGACCTGACCAACCGCTGCAATCTGAAGTGCCCGGTCTGTTTCGCGAACGCGAACGCCGCGGGGTACGTCTACGAACCGACCCGCGAGCAGATCCACTTCATGCTGAAGACCCTCCGGGAGCAGAAGCCCGTGGGAGCGGTCGCCGTGCAGTTCAGTGGTGGAGAGCCGACGCTCAGCCCGCTGTTCCTGGATGCCGTTTCCATGGCCCGGGATGCCGGGTTCAAGCAGATCCAGGTCGCCACGAATGGGATCCGCTACGCGAACGAGCCCGGGTTCGCCCAGGCGTCGCGCGACGCGGGACTCCACACTCTGTACCTCCAGTTCGATGGCCTGGACGACGAGATCTACCGGAAGGTGCGCGGCGTTCCGCTGTTTAAGGTCAAGCAGAAGGTCATCCAGGCGGCGCGCGAGACGCACACCTCCCCCGCGGAGCTGGCCCAGGGCAAGCCGGACAAGCCCATCTCCGTCGTGCTCGTCCCGACGCTGGTCGGCGGGTTCAACGAGAAGGAGATCTGGCCGACCGTCAAGTTCGCGATCGACAACCTGGACGTCGTCCGGGGAGTCAACTTCCAGCCGGTGGCCCTCACCGCGCGGATTCCCGACAAGGACCGCTTCCAGATGCGGTTCACGCAGTCGGACTTGGTGCGGATCCTGTGCACGGACGGGCCGTTCGAGAAGTCGGACTTCTTCCCCG
The nucleotide sequence above comes from Thermoplasmata archaeon. Encoded proteins:
- a CDS encoding radical SAM protein, whose protein sequence is MPARVMKEFQAPRGLPRKTASVCPECIKVIPAVVREKDGRVIMEKTCRSHGYFWDIISNDVDFYLRMEVYAHDGVGYENPYYDKFRGCPTTCGMCSHHKSHTGLALMDLTNRCNLKCPVCFANANAAGYVYEPTREQIHFMLKTLREQKPVGAVAVQFSGGEPTLSPLFLDAVSMARDAGFKQIQVATNGIRYANEPGFAQASRDAGLHTLYLQFDGLDDEIYRKVRGVPLFKVKQKVIQAARETHTSPAELAQGKPDKPISVVLVPTLVGGFNEKEIWPTVKFAIDNLDVVRGVNFQPVALTARIPDKDRFQMRFTQSDLVRILCTDGPFEKSDFFPVPSVAPISELVSIIHGEEKMTLTTHPGCGCATFAFISQDGQKITPLPRFMDVDGFFESVEGMIDKYRDARFSRVRTAVAGARLLHDVAKFFDFSRAPEGLSEKNCVKVIASIFTEGNKEAVAKFTWRTLYIGNMHFQDAYDYDIQRLMRCDIHYSVPDGRIIPFCSYNSGPIYRTEVEKKFSISIPDWQRAKTQSGATLKTIETMGVNGEVIVDPEYYKIRALKSAPGMSST